ACAAGGATGCTTGCATCGGTTGTGGAGTCTGCGAAGGTCTTTGCCCCGAAGTTTTTAGAATGACTGACGATGGTAAGGCTGAGGTCATCGTTGCTGAAACAGAGGCTTCTTGCGCCCAGGATGCTGCTGACTCCTGTCCTGTTCAAGCAATTAAAGTCGAATAGTTTCAGGATTTTTACCTAAATATTCGGGGGTG
This genomic interval from Kosmotoga pacifica contains the following:
- a CDS encoding ferredoxin, yielding MKVYIDKDACIGCGVCEGLCPEVFRMTDDGKAEVIVAETEASCAQDAADSCPVQAIKVE